The Mercurialis annua linkage group LG8, ddMerAnnu1.2, whole genome shotgun sequence genome window below encodes:
- the LOC126661951 gene encoding stemmadenine O-acetyltransferase-like → MKIKDVGLESSSHIIIHCTFAWRFWSLILHNSNVRWVSSLSTADFFVQWVSLSSGKFRDLWKLIWYFGAWNLWKVRNKRVFQHEETEIYSLLFSTTCRAVEFYKFQHHDFPYSENDPFNIKVIKFATVKKKKIIFFPEKIVKKMQVDIISRELIKPSSPIILQTKKPFKFALFNQLTPITYTPFIFFYPTTSSSSPNNVAQTLVHLKETLSQTLDLYYPFSGRVVDNSHIDHFDEGIPLIIARINGLVLSEFLKNPRLELMNEFVPFKPYTKVTDMGVPQMGFQVSVFSCGGIAIGCSASHKLIDAPTGAAFLHAWSTLTRTGSLSSVVKPNCDEASVYFPPKNPFPQEHLALMETLWFTEGNYVSKRFVFNANAIATLRIKARGEGNEKKRPPSRIEALSCFIWKCCMTVSSKAISGAPKLSVLVEAVNLRTRTKPPMSNVSIGDIFWWATAMADPSFLEKELHDLAALLDESIGLYDDREYMDSLQGDDGFETMAEYCNQLQELISVEKPDIFAFTSWCHLGINKMDFGFGNPFWFGILGKVGPAFRNLTVFTEARDGKGIEAWITLDEERMTKLERDPEFLAYACPNPTISSM, encoded by the exons atgaaaattaaggACGTCG GATTAGAGTCTAGTAGTCACATTATTATCCATTGCACATTCGCATGGCGATTTTGGTCCTTAATTCTTCATAACAGTAATGTCCGGTGGGTTTCTTCTTTGTCGACAGCAGATTTTTTCGTTCAATGGGTTTCTTTATCTTCAGGCAAATTTCGTGACCTTTGGAAGCTTATTTGGTATTTTGGTGCATGGAATCTTTGGAAAGTGAGGAACAAGCGAGTTTTTCAACATGAGGAAACTGAGATTTATTCTTTACTGTTTTCTACTACTTGCAGAGCTGTAGAATTTTACAAATTTCAGCATCATGATTTTCCTTATTCGGAAAATGAC CCCTTCAACATCAAAGTTATCAAATTTGCTAcagttaaaaagaaaaaaataatcttCTTCCCGGAAAAGATTGTCAAAAAAATGCAAGTTGATATCATATCAAGAGAACTCATTAAACCATCTTCACCAATTATTCTTCAAACTAAAAAACCTTTTAAATTTGCCCTTTTCAATCAGCTTACTCCAATAACTTACACGCCATTCATCTTCTTCTATCCCACCACGTCGTCGTCATCACCTAATAATGTAGCTCAAACCCTAGTTCACCTCAAGGAAACTCTCTCACAAACCCTAGATTTGTACTATCCTTTTTCAGGAAGAGTAGTTGATAATTCCCATATTGATCATTTCGATGAAGGTATTCCTTTAATTATAGCTAGAATTAATGGGTTGGTACTGTCTGAGTTTCTTAAAAACCCTAGACTTGAGTTGATGAACGAGTTCGTTCCGTTCAAACCTTACACTAAAGTTACAGATATGGGCGTTCCACAAATGGGATTTCAAGTGAGCGTGTTTTCTTGTGGTGGGATTGCTATAGGTTGCTCTGCTTCGCATAAACTCATTGATGCACCTACTGGTGCTGCTTTTCTCCATGCATGGTCTACTCTAACTCGTACTGGTTCACTCAGTAGTGTTGTAAAACCTAATTGTGACGAGGCATCCGTGTATTTTCCACCAAAAAATCCATTTCCTCAGGAACATTTAGCACTAATGGAGACATTATGGTTTACAGAAGGTAATTACGTTTCGAAACGATTCGTTTTCAATGCTAACGCGATTGCTACGCTTCGTATTAAAGCAAGAGGAGAAGGAAACGAGAAGAAAAGGCCGCCATCGCGAATCGAAGCTTTATCATGCTTTATATGGAAATGTTGCATGACTGTGTCGTCTAAGGCAATTTCAGGCGCACCAAAGCTTTCTGTTTTGGTGGAAGCAGTGAATCTTCGGACAAGAACAAAGCCACCCATGTCGAATGTTTCGATAGGCGATATATTTTGGTGGGCGACCGCCATGGCTGACCCGTCTTTTCTTGAAAAAGAATTGCATGACTTAGCAGCATTACTTGATGAATCTATTGGTTTATATGACGATAGAGAATATATGGATTCTCTACAAGGTGACGACGGATTCGAAACGATGGCCGAGTATTGTAATCAGCTACAAGAGTTGATTTCCGTAGAAAAACCGGATATTTTCGCGTTTACGAGCTGGTGTCATCTTGGAATTAATAAGATGGATTTCGGATTTGGTAATCCATTTTGGTTTGGAATTTTAGGGAAAGTTGGACCTGCATTTAGAAACCTTACTGTATTTACTGAAGCAAGAGACGGCAAAGGGATTGAAGCATGGATCACTCTAGATGAAGAGAGAATGACCAAATTGGAACGTGATCCTGAGTTTTTAGCTTATGCTTGCCCTAATCCTACAATTTCAAGTATGTGA